The following are encoded together in the Chaetodon auriga isolate fChaAug3 chromosome 6, fChaAug3.hap1, whole genome shotgun sequence genome:
- the LOC143322508 gene encoding DEP domain-containing protein 7-like, with translation MSSIKERAAALNLAEKLCVRPQAHGAASKPVQSCSMWSGLISHLRSSVTVKCRRVHLKSHSDCFLGSEAVDVVAEHINRVKGSEGASVSRDKVVCVCQALLDCNVFEAVGTKVFGKDKKQGVFQDSKSALYRFVGVCTPSVEDLESALVNGIQNLLCSAPSDRQEEQTCPAWPHVQTPSPVKFTQTSVKANQLDTSATACLSLEPLVDSLSLSPSRVQTDTVLPQSLVDEVWQEQTLVRLLNLVELPLLEGVLQCCQTPSSPHHLNMPAHSKPDLIYSSNHLDRQILKAFRDFQEDAWLCAALDCLDFLPDQPVVELSRELPHCFLQDEDSCEQAPTGSCSQDGGSSLKKPSTPVNSSDERPRLSQSGLAQSKLLLYRTLTKHYSHTDRPPLLPQHMTDIYTAITDLLVKAKLCTALEALQLSLKLLPPACRDELRRLLTFMALAADSQGIKLDKEMENRLAVKRSFSRAILHNKALSKEKEDLLVVFMLSNIKEIFKIPGALHKGVSDKLAGLVQGKQPDVTGSTFCQQLSSRTYTHSAKNTTNQELWALLNSIHLDTKISSKERKRLLGQFYQAHPEIFNQYFGESAVGVL, from the exons ATGAGCTCCATTAAAGAAAGAGCCGCGGCGCTGAACCTTGCAGAAAAATTGTGTGTGCGTCCTCAGG CACATGGAGCAGCCAGTAAGCCAGTCCAGTCTTGCTCCATGTGGAGTGGCCTCATCTCCCACCTCAGGTCCTCTGTGACAGTGAAGTGTCGACGAGTCCACCTCAAGTCTCACAGCGACTGCTTCCTCGGCTCAGAGGCTGTCGATGTGGTGGCAGAACACATTAATCGTGTCAAAGGctctgagg GCGCCAGTGTGTCACGGGacaaagtggtgtgtgtgtgccaggctCTGCTGGACTGTAATGTGTTTGAGGCAGTGGGAACCAAAGTGTTTGGCAAAGACAAGAAGCAGGGTGTGTTTCAGGACAGTAAGAGTGCTCTCTACAG GTTTGTAGGTGTGTGTACTCCTTCAGTGGAAGACTTGGAAAGTGCGCTTGTGAATGGCATCCAAAACCTCCTCTGCAGTGCGCCCTCGGACAG GCAGGAAGAGCAGACATGTCCCGCCTGGCCACATGTTCAGACGCCCAGCCCTGTCAAATTCACTCAGACATCCGTAAAAGCCAACCAACTGGACACTTCTGccactgcctgtctgtcattgGAGCCTCTGGTGGACAGTCTGTCTCTGAGTCCCAGCAGAGTGCAGACTGACACTGTCTTACCACAATCAT TGGTCGACGAGGTGTGGCAGGAGCAGACTCTGGTCAGGCTGTTAAACCTGGTGGAGCTCCCCCTGCTGGAAGGGGTCCTTCAGTGCTGCCagaccccctcctctcctcatcactTAAACATGCCAGCCCACAGTAAACCCGACCTGATCTACAGCAGCAACCACCTGGACAGACAGATCCTCAAGGCCTTCAGGGACTTTCA AGAAGACGCGTGgctctgtgcagctctggaCTGTCTGGACTTCCTCCCTGATCAGCCAGTGGTGGagctgagcagagagctgcCTCACTGTTTCCTCCAAGATGAGGACAGCTGTGAGCAAGCACCAACTGGTAGCTGTTCACAGGATGGAGGCAGCT CTTTAAAGAAGCCGTCCACCCCAGTCAACAGCAGTGATGAGCGTCCTCGTCTCTCCCAGAGTGGTTTGGCCCAGTccaagctgctgctgtacagGACCCTGACGAAACActacagccacacagacagacctcCACTGCTGCCCCAGCACATGACTGACATCTACACAGCCATCACCGACCTGCTGG TGAAGGCTAAGTTGTGCACGGCTCTTGAggctctgcagctctctctgaagctgctgcctcCCGCCTGCAGAGATGAGCTGCGCAGGCTGCTTACATTCATGGCTCTGGCAGCTGACTCGCAGGGGATAAAACTGGACAAGGAG ATGGAGAACAGACTGGCAGTGAAGAGGTCTTTCTCAAGGGCAATCCTCCACAACAAGGCTCTCtcaaaggagaaagaggaccTGCTGGTGGTCTTCATGCTCAGCAACATAAAGGAAATTTTCAAG ATACCAGGGGCTCTGCACAAAGGAGTGAGTGACAAGCTGGCCGGCCTGGTGCAGGGGAAGCAGCCCGATGTGACTG GCTCGACCTTCTGTCAGCAGCTCTCCAGCAGGACTTACACCCACTCTGCAAAAAATACCACCAACCAGGAACTGTGGGCGCTGCTGAACAGCATCCACCTGGACACCAAGATTTCTTCCAAGGAGAGGAAGCGCCTGCTCGGGCAGTTTTACCAAGCCCACCCAGAAATATTTAACCAGTACTTTGGTGAATCTGCTGTTGGTGTGCTGTAG